In Podarcis muralis chromosome 7, rPodMur119.hap1.1, whole genome shotgun sequence, the genomic stretch GAAGTTAATTCACATGTTCTGGGGTACTCATTTTGACTTGGAAGAAAaacacaattttatagttcaaattgggaaaaataaatacagtaaatagacaaaagtacaaagattcataaaacgtttaggggtatgcgtacccctgtgtcccccccagaaaaaacacTGTGTGTACATATCAATTTGAGTTCATTTAACAGGTAGATTTGGAATGTAGAGATCTGTATTCCAGTGTTAATGACATCCATAGCTTCATACATTTGGAAAAATTCATACTTTTTTTTGCGCTTTGTCCCTGTGTAAAATGGGATTGAGTTCATCTGAGGATGTACACATTTGCGTCGGCAGGGGTTAATAAACTGAGGATTTGCCCCCTAACATGAAGCCTGCccgccccccaacataaatcctggctacgcccatggatgtACACAAGTTGCaaacaaacttttgcaaataaCAAAAGAATTTCTACCTATCGGTTCTCAGTTGCGGTCAGGCCTCAGAACCCAAGATCTTTCATATGCAActgctgaatgggggggggggggtaaccacCACCCTGTTTTGTCCACATTCTTATCAATAAGCCATATTCCATTTTACAAATGGAGAGATAGAAAATGCTGGTCTACTTTTATTTCCAGCCGCGgataatatctggaaggcactaggCGCAAACTGGGTGTGGGACTTGTTTCGTAGAACGCGCGCCCCTCATGAATATGGAAAACGCCAAGTATAAATATGTATGAGCTCCCTGTCAGTCTCTCCGCCGAGTTCCCTTCCacgctctttctccctctcctcccgccACCGGAAGTGCCCCGCCGGTCGGCGGATCGGGAACGGCCGAGAGCAACATGGCGGctacggcagcagcagcggcggcggcaggaggagccGCGGCAGCAGCCGTGTCACGAGCGCCGCCCGCTCGGCGGCCCGGCCTGGGCCTGGGGCTCGGCCGCCCTCCGCGCTCGGCGCCGCGCGGCCCCCGCGAGCGGCCGTCGAGCCCGTGGGAGCTGGTGAGGCCCTCGGTGACGGAGCTCTCGCGGGCCGTCAGGAGCAACATCCTGTGCACGGTGCCCGGCTGCGGCAAAGTGCTGCCCAACCCGCCGGCGCTGAGCATGCACCTCAGCAAGGCCCACggcgtgcagcagcagcagcaggtaagtggcggcggcggcgccctccCCTCTCCCGCTCTTCCGGGGACCCAgcgccttccctctccctccagagGCGCGCCAGAGAGAGGTTTCATTTCAGCCCCACTTTTTAGCATTCGGTTTCTTTATAAGCTTCCCAGGTACCAATGTACTACTGATGGGTAGCTATCAGAATTCAATTATTTTCATTGATGGCGGCTATCTGAATTCAAATGTTAATGTTAATAATCACTCCCTTCCAGCATCGGTTTGTTCACAACGTTCCCAAGTATTGGTGGGTAGCTGGCAAAATTCAATTATTAATTATAATATTCAGCCCCTCCTCATATCCCAGGCAATAATTATTAACTGTTAGCTATAGacagttattaataataatcacagCAACAAAAGCCCTTTTCCTATTCTACGCACCCCACCCCTTTTGGTTGATTTACCTCAGttactcctttcccctccctccctcccccagcggCATTCTTAATATCTTTTTaatgctctgttgttgttgtgagccaccttgagctcattttCTTTGCTTGAAAAGTGGTGTGCCAGTACAATGTTAAATCAAACCTCAGAGACTCCCTTTCCCACTCACAGTTACTTCTTAGCTTTATTTAAAGGTTTCAGGCATATCTAGCAAAGCTGCCAGGACGCCATACAACCAtgataataaaatacatttttttaaaaaagcaaatgttaGGGAGGGCCCATAGCTAAAGTGAtgcacatcctttgcatgcaaaaagctcCAGGTTTAGTCTTGGGACAAGATTCAATTTCTGCTAGTTGTGGCAGATGATACTGGGCTGGATGAACCATTTGATCAGATTTGGTGTGAGGTAGCTTCCTAGTTGCTTATGCAGAAGATTCCTTGTTCAATACTgagcacctccagttaaaaggatcttaTTGGGAAATAATTCTCCTTGAGACCCAAGAGCTGCGGTCAGTCAGGATAGAAAATACTGAATTAGATAACCATTGGTGTAAGACtgggagtagccaacatggtgccctctagacattttggactacagctgccaccatcagccccagccatcatggccagtgatcagataTTATGGGGGGATCATAGTCCATAACAACTGGTGGCCACCACATTGCCATTCCTGATCTAAGTCATATGAATGTGGTATATGAAAGTGCCATACTTTGTCCTTTGAGTCAGTATAATGGGCTGTATCCAaggttagttctactcagagaagacccatggAAACCCAACCCACTGTAACATCATTTCATATGCTTTGAATgtagaaggtttcaggttcaatcatCAGTATCTCCAAATGTTGGGAGTATAGTCAGACTATACTCAGCCTGAAATAAGTTAGTGAGGGTCTTATAGGGGGGAGGCAAAACACTGGGTTTATTGAAATCAAAGTTAGAGAGGTCTCATACactcacaaacactctgtgatggAGTGGGGTTTGTGGTGGAAGCTTTACACTGCAGAGATCTTGCCCCTCCCCAAATGGTTCTGTCCCTCTAATACCTTTTATCCCTCAATAACTTGATCATCTGAGCCTCTTCGTCTGTTCACTTAGTACTTCCCAAAATTCTCTAGTTCGTAACTTGGTGGATTGGCATCATAATTGCAAGTAACTTTGGCATTATCAGGATGTTTTCTGTTCTTCCTGGGGAAGACTGGGTACCAGCTATCCTTGGAATGTTATTTTCCTCTCATGCTTCTGGAATTTCTGTTAATCATAGGTTAGCCTGTGACTTCCAAGGACTGTGGCTCTTATTGTGGGTTCTTAACTCTGTAGCTTCATGATGATTCTGTAGAGGCAGAATTCTAATGCTTTGTTTATTTGTGATACTTAGCAGTTCAGCTCAGCTGCCATCCTACTTCCTTTCCTTTAGTAATTTTTCAGCAGAAAGTATCCATTCTAACCATTCATTCACAGAGTTGCAATACATACCGTAATTGGTAATCATCCACCACACATTCTGCTTGACCTAGAACAATGTGtaacataagtacagtggtacctcgggttacgtacttaattccgttcttaaccagaaactgttcttaacctgaagcaccacttcagctaatggggcctcctgctgccgccgcgccaccggagcacgatttctgttctcatcctgaagcaaagttcttaacccgaggtactatttctgggttagtctgtaacctgaagcgtatgtaacccgaggtaccactgtaaagggttgTTTGAGtaacagggctggggaagactTGCCTGTAATATTGGAGAACCACTGATCTTGCTCCCTCATAGTAAGCAGGTTTAGAACCAAAGCCCGAACTAGAAGTCTCAAGTGACTACATAATTTGAACTGGACCTTCCAGACacttgctgctgccaccacctatTTAGCCCCATATGATGATATGTCTTTCTGCAAAAAGGAGACAAGTAGTGGCACCACTAAACTGTGACCCTCACCATAAGCATCTGACAAATCCCCTCACTATGATCCTCCTGtacactctctcacacaaacatatTTACACACTAAAAAGCTTTTTCTGTAAGCAAATATGAGGAGGCGCCTCTTGAAGGGCCAAATTATAAACCCACCCTAAAATCTGTTTCTTAGGCTCTTATATAAATGTACTAGGTGCAGGTTAGGGTTTATTCAAACTCTCAGAATCCTTCTAATACTATGACCCACTGATACAAGTTGCAGCTTCATTTGGCCTTGTTGCATCCCTTCCTGATTCCTCACTCCAGCCAAACATCCTGCCCGCCAAGCTGTGCTGTTACTAAAATCAGGCAAGAGCATCcccatttaaaatatttagaaatCCCTTCCTAAGCTCTGAAACTGTACTTCATCTAAGCTTTCTAGGTTCAATGAACAGTATCCCCTCACCATCTACATTGCTTTATCGCAACCTATGTGCTCTTTCACTCCACAAATtcactctgtacagtggtaccttggttctcaaacttaatccattccggaagtccgttccaaaaccaaagtgcgctttcccatagaaagtaatgcaaaatggattaatccattccagacttttaaaaacaacccctaaaacagcaatttaacatgaattttactatcgtAACGAtatcattgatccataaaatgaaagcaataatcaatgtactgcagtcacacaaccaatcaatcagtagctgaactgggttccacactgtcacaaaatcaaaacaaaaaagagctacaaaaatgcaaaataaatagcaaaaacagacagacctcagcataacactcaaaacggaagtgtggcactcaaaacggagcatgctcagcttccgaaaaaaattcgcaaaccagaacacttcctgctgggtttgcagtgtttgggttccaagttgtttgagtaccaagatgttgagaaccaaggtaccactgtacttttcttaaAATCTCTGAGTATGCCCCAGGTAAGGACAACTTCATAACCTTCTCAGACCTAGCCTGAAACCCTAGTAACCTAATCACTGTAGCTATGAAAGGCTCACTGTACTTAATTACAGATTCCTTCAGCTGCTCTGTGTATTTCAGGCTAAGCAAGGAAACCTCCTCTCACCAAAGCCAGAATCCCTACCGCTAATCTTTCTTTTCTCCCGTAACTTTCTCTTCTCTTGTGTTTATCTTGAAAATGAGCTTTGTGCCCGAGCCCATGGTGCTGTTTTCAAAATCCTGGTATTTAAGTGAAGTACTCACATCTTTGCTACTGCCTTTATGGTGGGGTTCCTGCTTCTGATCGTACTTTGTTGATAATATTATTTAAGTTTTAATCTCTTTCCAAATTTGAAATGTGACCTTTAATGGGAAGTGGCTGGCGGCTTCCTCCAAATCCCTTCCAGAAGTGCTTGATAAAACCTCTGGTGGGAAGCTGTAGCTATTTAGAGCAAAACGAGTGTTTATAAAACAGTGTCCTCCATCTTGCAGCCAGATACTTTGTTTGGAAAGTACTGACTTAATTAAGATTTTGAAGTAATGTGACAATAATATTGCAACCTGTCCTACTTGGACTCTTTGTGATCCCTCCTCATCCCTTTACATATCCCAGGGTGGCATATTGGCTTGTTGGGCTTTTACCTCAGAAATATCTTTTCAGACTTATTTTTGCTCCAACCAACAAAGAGTTTTCTCAAAATGGTATTCTATATTTTAGTGCCAATATTACAGTAGACAGTTAAGATACCTGATAGTGCTTTAGAACTATGAGTAAATGGAAATCTGTATACCCTTGTGAGTGAATTTTGAAGTGAGACTTGCATTGTATATGGGGAAACTGAGCTCTGTAAAATAAACAGGAAGACTCCAGTCAATGGGTCTGTGAGCCAGTTTTAAGTCACCACTCATTCATGGATCTCACTAGGTCACCTTGAGGCAGTCATTATTGTTCAGCCTAACTTACTTCATGTAgtagttgtgaagataaaatggatggGTGGAAGCCTAATatgaaaaatgtaataaataaatgctggcagctttttgttgtttttaaagattcTTTTGCTTAAGGTTTGGAAATATTTTTCATTCCTAGGGATTTATATATGCTACCACTGCTGTTTATTAACAGAAGGGTAGGGAGGGCCTGAAGAGTAGAGAGAGTCTTCCTGCATTCTTCAGGACTGAATCGTTGCATTTCAGGTTTTAGCATCTCTAGGTTGTTCTCTCACactttccccactcctttttgAAAGGGAAGATAAAAAGAAGTTAGAGAAGAGGTTGGGCACCGATGATGAAACTTACATTCCAGCCAGTCTGAGCATGTATCTAATGCAGCTGGTTTGGAACGCCTTGGATTACGAATGCTTGGGTTCCTTAATGTATAAAGAGAATGCCACACTTTAAAAAGCCTTTAAAAGTTCTGCAGTCCAAATTTTACACCAAGAAAAGCTGTGTCTTTGTATTAATTGAACCACACCCATATACTTCTGCAATCAAACTATTTTGCAATGTTGGGCACTGAATCCCTGTCCCCAAACTACTGGAATTAAGCCCTATCTCAAAGCTACTGGAAATCCTACTGATttccttctggcttctgagattttagGAGCCATATCCACACATATTTCAAGCAAATCTTTCCAACCAGAAGTGCCAGaaactttgcatttttaaacataATATTATAGGAAATAATATGTTCATTATTCTGTGCTTTTGTCCATGCTTGCTCTGTATCACAGTATGCTCAAAAACCTGCTCAAGTTCAGCTATGGAGAGACTGGAGCAGTCAGTGGTTCCTTGATCTGGTTCATGGCTCTGACATCACAAGTCATTGGTATAGCACTAGTCTCCTTAGCTTCAGTTTGTTTTGAATTTAATATTACACTCTCTTGCGGTGAGATGTTTGGTTCTAAATCGTTTGGTCTAAAAGTTCAGCATAATGTTTTCTGCAAAATGTTTCTGTTTCCTAAGTGACAGTGATCACTCAATCATATCTTCTTGGTTTAACAAGCCCAGATGTGAATAAGCCTTGtgtccacacacacccttccctccTTCTTGGTGCCCCAAAATTAACCCCAGAATTCTTCATCTACTCTTATTACACTAGCACTAGGAAACTGGTTGTCTCAGGTTTGGAACattttcaaaccatggtttaaaatcCTGGGTGGTTTGGAACATTGTAACTATGTTACTGGGACCTATCATTAATTGAAAATTGCCTTGCTTCTCACAGCGTGCCAAGGAAAAAAGTGGCAGCATGAggatagcataccctccaacatttctctgatgaaaatagggacattccattccataatgataattttactatttataccccacacatcttactgggttgccccagccactctgggcagcttccaacatatatgaaaacataatgaaacattaaaaaaaccttccctatacagtattgccttcagacagctcaggggttagataactccataccctctaacatttcttcagtgaaaacaggaacatcctaaggaaaagcaggacattctgggatcaaatcagaaaccaggatggcttctctaaatcagagcaCATGGGATAGAGCACATGAGCAAAAGCCTTGTACATACCTCTGCTTATTTAGCCAGGATTGACCCAAACTGGGTTAGTGAATAATCAACTACCTATCACATAATCTAGGCAATTAGAGTGAGCTGGGATGTAAACTACCTAAAGTTTTTATTCCATATAGGGAATAACTGAAACATGTACAGAAGTTTCAAGTGGAGAATCTCTTCAGTATGCAGGCAGGCAAAATGCTGTATAAAGACAAGCTTTATTTGTATTCCAGATACTTCTGAACCCCAAACATTAGATACAATTTAAGAATATTCTTCTCCTACAGGATGGAAAAATAAATCCTGCAATAAGGAAAGACTTGAAAACGCCACAGAAATACTACTGCTGTCCTATTGAAGGTTGTCCTAGAGGACCAGAAAGGCCTTTTTCACAATTTTCTCTTGTACGACAGGTATGTATTCTAACTACACTATTCAATAAATAGAACAATATAATTTATATGGAACATCTTATTCAAGAGCCATGCATCTTTCTGAATTGCAAGATTTCTGTGTAAATGTATACCATTATAAGAGAAGCTTCATATGAATGTCATTTCATATTGTCAGTTGTCTGTTGTTTATGGGATCAGTGTGTTGGGAAAGAGCTCTCATGGAACTAGGGAGCCTGCAGCATCATTGCACAGGTTTTATACATACTACTCTTTTGTTAGAAAATTAAACTTATTAAATGTGCTGAGATATGCCTTCAGTAGCTGAAAATGAAAGGAACAAATTGGAGGGTAATTTTACTGTAGAGCTCTGACTAGTTAATTCAATTACTCCTTTAACTCTCTGTAATATGCCCTCTTTTCAACAGAAGTACATAACTGTAAAATTTACAATGGGCCTGTGTAGATTATTGAGAACCTTAACTGCAaacttcatgcaggttgcatgtCAGAGGTCTGGATCTTCTAAGAAATGCATTATCTGATTCTTAATAACTTTCGAAAGAGTGGAATTGTTAAAATCAGTTGTAGTATTTATTGAGTTGAGGTGCAGCCAGATAGTGCATATGGACTTTCATTCCCATGTTTTAACCATTTTCAGGAATTCAAGAAAAATCTTGAACCCCCTCTATCAACTCCAGTCagtcatttaaaaatgcatgaaaatgcatcaAAAATTATGGAAAATTCAGTTGTTGACAGCATGCTTAAAAGTGCCTTGTCTTGCATAGACAAGGCTGGAACTTGAACAGCTTTGTGTCTCAAACATAGTACCACTTTCTTTTGTTTGGGAAGGACCAtcgctcagtgacagagcactggcatctccaggtagggctcagaAAAAAGcccagtctgaaatcctgaagccgctgccagtcagtgtagacaatactgaactagatgaaccagtgctgtccaaggcagtttcctataacTTACCTaacttttgtttttatatttcagCATTTTATGAAAATGCATGCTGAAAAGAAGCATAAATGTGATAAATGCAGCAATTCCTATGGCACCATATGGGATCTGAAGCGACATAGTGAGGACTGTGGCAAGTCTTTCCAGTGTACTTGTGGATGCCCCTATGCTAGCAGGACAGCATTATTGTCTCATATTTATAGGACACAGCATGAGATCCCTGTTGAACATAGGTAAGGGCAACATTTTTCCTTTGTTAACTGTTTCATATATGTGCACATATATTTGCCTTAAAACATTGGAAGGGGGAGGAGTTCTAACACCATTCTGTGAAGATCACTGCCACTGACAGCTTCCCTTATCTtaccaacatattttttttaaggataacTGAAGAGGCATGGATTTTTCCAGGCTTTTATACAATCAATTATTATCCAACATGCTGCCACCAGTAAAAGTGATTCTGTTTGAACTATCTAAGAATTCAGAATGCATTTCCATTCAATGTGGGGAGGCGGGGTGACTACTGCTTTTGAAGTCCTTtatcaaaatgcagtattataGACTGTGTGGAATTGCAGTGCAAGTTTTACTTTTAGGTCAGCATTGTTGGCTGCTAAACTGCTGTAAGATTATTCTTTGGTTGAATAGCCTAGGCACAGAGTTTAACTGTAACTCTGACTTATTTACCCAGCAATGCAGTTTTATGCTTAACATTACCATAATTCAGTGTGTTACTGTTTTGATTTCTCTAAGTATGCTTTCAAGGCAAACAATTCACATTATTCTAAATTATGTTATAGAAATGGTAAAAGTGGTGGGGTGGGAAAGATTTGGAGGAAATGAAGGAGCATGTGCTACAGCTGTACCTAGTCAAAGATTTTGTAATATTTACAGGGATCCACCAAGTAAGAAAAGGAAAATTGAAACCTCTGTATCCAATCAGTTGGTGGGAGAAAAACTTAAAGGAGCTTCTGCCAGTGTCCAGACCAGATGTACTAGCACTAAAGACTTGGAGACCTCTGAGATGAAGCCAGCAGCTTCCTTTGAAGATTCTAGCTGTTCCTATACTACTAAGCAAACACAAACGCAGCCAAAAAATTCACCAAAGTTGCTTCTGCCAAAGCCAAAAGTGGCTTTGGTTAAACTCCCTGTAATGCAGCTTACTCAATTGCCTATCTTTGTATCAGCACCAGACTCTTCTGTCAAACCCGTTGTAGTTGCCGTTGATGACAAAGGCTCTGTTATGAGTACTGTTCACTTAATGCCTCTGCCGGTAGGATTTATGATACCAGGACTGGAGGCTGAAACACTTGCATTTAAAAGCACCTTCCCCCTTTCAAAAACCAAAAATGCTGGCAGTGTTGAGCCAGTCAGCACAGGTATCCAGGTCAATTTGGGTAAAGGGGCATCAGATAATACAATCCAAGATCTGGAAACCATATGCTACAAGAACGGGATTTGTTCAACAAATGTGCAGACGGACTTATCTTATATTTCGCAGAACTTTGTGACATCTGCAGCCTGGACTCCTGATTCATCGGTGTCCTCTTGTTCTCAAACAGACCTGACATTCAGCTCTCAGGTTTTGTTGCCAATTAATGTGCAGACACAGACACTGTTACCCAGTTCAAAGTTGACTTCTTCCATAGCTGCTCAGACAGATGCACTTGCACAGGCTTGCTTTCAGTCATGTGGAATTTCTCGGGAGACTCAGACCAATAGGTCGCAGAAAGATATTGATGGGAGAGTACAAATGGACCAGGCTGTAATGTGCAATGACATTTTTGACAGTGTTAGTTCATCATTCAGTGATTCAACCACAGTGGGACTTCCAGGCAGCAACTTAATGGCTGCAGGCCTGGGTCAAAGTCTGCTACAAAGAGGAAGCTGCAAATCTTTGAGTCCAGACACTAAGTGTGAGCCAGTTATCAGCTTCAGTGCACAAAATAATATTCTCCCACAGCAGGTTATGACAGATAATCAGACCCAGACAATGGAGTTACTGAACGATCTTGAAACTATTTTTTCGAATAACACAGCGGGTCAGTCATTGGATAACCGTAGTCTTTTGACTGACACTAGCTCGCATGCTGGCACACCCTTGCCTTCTGGCCCTACGCAGAACGCAGGAATTGATTTTGACATTGAGGATTTCTTCACAGCCTCCAATATCCAGACACAGACAGAAGAGACCCAGCTGAACTCTGAGCCAGTCTTGGAGTTGCTAGATATTGAAACCCAGACAGATTTATTTTCAGATAATGCCACCCAGTCCTATAGCTGCAGGGGTAATCCCAATTTCTTAGGTTTGGAGATGTTTGACACACAGACCCAGACAGACTTAAATTTCTTTTTAGACAGCCCCTATTTGCCTTTGGGGAGCATCTTGAAACAGTCTACCTTCTCTATGAGCACAGACTCATCTGATACAGAAACACAGACAGAAGTGCATTTTCCTGCAAAAAATTCCTCTAACCAAATGGCAGAAAGCAAAGTCCAGCTGAATAGTGCTGAAACACAGACCATGGATAGCTGCTTTGAAACCCTTGGCAGTTTATTTCTTACTAGCAATGAGACTCAGACTGCTATGGATGACTTTTTGTTGGCTGACTTGGCCTGGAATACAATGGAGTCCCAGTTCAGTTCAGTCGAAACACAGACTTGTGCAGAATTGTGTTCTCTGTTTCAGGGTCCTGATAAATCAAACCATTGAGTGCTGTTCTCAAACTCTCTTTTCTTTGAGGATTAATTTATGTGTGGGTAGGAGAAACTGACATTCAAGTCACCTCCACTGAATGTAATTGACCACATATGGTTGGTTTACAAACTGTGTCCTACTATAAGGTACTTTAACTGTTTTGTGTTTACTAATATGAATCCTGTGTGCATATGTTCactgctgtgtgtttgtgtatgtttgaACACTTCATAACTGGTAGTAATCTTGTGTCTGCCCTCTGCTATGCtgagttacattttttaaaaaaactcttttaAGTTCCAAACTCATAGCTGTTAGTAATACCTGTCCTCAGATCTTGACTATTAACGCAGCAGTCCTGTACTTGGGAAGAAGTCCACTAAACAGAGTGGAGTTCTTGAGTAATCAAACATGGAATTGTGCTgtaggtgtttgttttttaatggaccAAAACCTAGTTTTCTTTAAATTCTGGCTCATTCCCCAAATCCTGAAAATGGAGctcttctcttttttcttcttgtttttggaGTTCATCGTTGCAATTCAGCTCTACAGGGGTTACATCATGGTTGTGCCCAAGAATTCCTACAGATTCACGCTTCCGCATGTTGCTGTGACATAGGCTAACAATTTGGCAGGAATGTGCCCTACATACTTGCAGCAGCTTGTTGCTTGCTAGAAAACCAACCAAAGTACAGaacaagttttctttctttctttctttctctctctctctctctgtctctctctctctctctctctctctctttctatctctctctctctctgtgtgtctcatcTGGCTTCTAATCCATATAAATTTAGTAAGACTTCATACTTGCGACTGTGGGTAGGTGGACAACTGAAT encodes the following:
- the ATMIN gene encoding ATM interactor isoform X1, which gives rise to MAATAAAAAAAGGAAAAAVSRAPPARRPGLGLGLGRPPRSAPRGPRERPSSPWELVRPSVTELSRAVRSNILCTVPGCGKVLPNPPALSMHLSKAHGVQQQQQDGKINPAIRKDLKTPQKYYCCPIEGCPRGPERPFSQFSLVRQHFMKMHAEKKHKCDKCSNSYGTIWDLKRHSEDCGKSFQCTCGCPYASRTALLSHIYRTQHEIPVEHRDPPSKKRKIETSVSNQLVGEKLKGASASVQTRCTSTKDLETSEMKPAASFEDSSCSYTTKQTQTQPKNSPKLLLPKPKVALVKLPVMQLTQLPIFVSAPDSSVKPVVVAVDDKGSVMSTVHLMPLPVGFMIPGLEAETLAFKSTFPLSKTKNAGSVEPVSTGIQVNLGKGASDNTIQDLETICYKNGICSTNVQTDLSYISQNFVTSAAWTPDSSVSSCSQTDLTFSSQVLLPINVQTQTLLPSSKLTSSIAAQTDALAQACFQSCGISRETQTNRSQKDIDGRVQMDQAVMCNDIFDSVSSSFSDSTTVGLPGSNLMAAGLGQSLLQRGSCKSLSPDTKCEPVISFSAQNNILPQQVMTDNQTQTMELLNDLETIFSNNTAGQSLDNRSLLTDTSSHAGTPLPSGPTQNAGIDFDIEDFFTASNIQTQTEETQLNSEPVLELLDIETQTDLFSDNATQSYSCRGNPNFLGLEMFDTQTQTDLNFFLDSPYLPLGSILKQSTFSMSTDSSDTETQTEVHFPAKNSSNQMAESKVQLNSAETQTMDSCFETLGSLFLTSNETQTAMDDFLLADLAWNTMESQFSSVETQTCAELCSLFQGPDKSNH
- the ATMIN gene encoding ATM interactor isoform X2: MAATAAAAAAAGGAAAAAVSRAPPARRPGLGLGLGRPPRSAPRGPRERPSSPWELVRPSVTELSRAVRSNILCTVPGCGKVLPNPPALSMHLSKAHGVQQQQDGKINPAIRKDLKTPQKYYCCPIEGCPRGPERPFSQFSLVRQHFMKMHAEKKHKCDKCSNSYGTIWDLKRHSEDCGKSFQCTCGCPYASRTALLSHIYRTQHEIPVEHRDPPSKKRKIETSVSNQLVGEKLKGASASVQTRCTSTKDLETSEMKPAASFEDSSCSYTTKQTQTQPKNSPKLLLPKPKVALVKLPVMQLTQLPIFVSAPDSSVKPVVVAVDDKGSVMSTVHLMPLPVGFMIPGLEAETLAFKSTFPLSKTKNAGSVEPVSTGIQVNLGKGASDNTIQDLETICYKNGICSTNVQTDLSYISQNFVTSAAWTPDSSVSSCSQTDLTFSSQVLLPINVQTQTLLPSSKLTSSIAAQTDALAQACFQSCGISRETQTNRSQKDIDGRVQMDQAVMCNDIFDSVSSSFSDSTTVGLPGSNLMAAGLGQSLLQRGSCKSLSPDTKCEPVISFSAQNNILPQQVMTDNQTQTMELLNDLETIFSNNTAGQSLDNRSLLTDTSSHAGTPLPSGPTQNAGIDFDIEDFFTASNIQTQTEETQLNSEPVLELLDIETQTDLFSDNATQSYSCRGNPNFLGLEMFDTQTQTDLNFFLDSPYLPLGSILKQSTFSMSTDSSDTETQTEVHFPAKNSSNQMAESKVQLNSAETQTMDSCFETLGSLFLTSNETQTAMDDFLLADLAWNTMESQFSSVETQTCAELCSLFQGPDKSNH